One region of Chryseobacterium sp. C-71 genomic DNA includes:
- a CDS encoding DUF4256 domain-containing protein yields MASKKQLSERETIELLDILQQRFEKNINRHPKMDWSKIETKLKANPQKLWSLNEMEISGGEPDVVDYDKKSDEYVLFDCSPESPKGRRSFCYDREALDSRKENKPQNDALTVASEMGVEILDETQYRFLQTLGEFDLKTSSWIKTPKDIRALGGALFCDRRYNTVFLYHNGANSYYAARAFRGFLKV; encoded by the coding sequence ATGGCATCAAAAAAGCAATTATCAGAAAGAGAAACCATTGAACTGCTGGATATTCTGCAACAGCGTTTTGAGAAAAACATCAACCGTCATCCAAAAATGGATTGGTCAAAAATTGAAACAAAACTAAAAGCAAATCCGCAAAAACTTTGGTCGCTCAACGAAATGGAAATTTCCGGCGGCGAACCTGATGTGGTAGATTATGATAAAAAATCTGATGAATATGTACTCTTCGATTGCTCTCCGGAAAGTCCGAAAGGCAGGAGAAGTTTTTGCTATGACCGTGAAGCATTGGATTCCAGAAAAGAAAACAAACCACAAAATGATGCATTGACTGTCGCTTCAGAAATGGGTGTAGAAATTTTGGATGAAACCCAATATCGATTTTTACAAACCTTAGGGGAATTTGACCTGAAAACCTCAAGTTGGATTAAAACTCCAAAAGATATCCGAGCTTTGGGCGGCGCACTATTTTGTGACCGACGGTACAACACAGTTTTTCTGTATCACAATGGTGCCAATTCTTATTATGCTGCAAGAGCTTTTCGTGGATTTTTGAAGGTTTAA
- a CDS encoding YdeI family protein encodes MNITFFPTQQDFCKWLEENHKTKTELLVGFYKVGTKKPSMTWSESVDQALCFGWIDGVRKSIDEESYSIRFTPRKPTSIWSTINIKKMEELTKAGLMKPAGLDAFKLRKENKSGIYSHETENVKFSQEYEEQFKANQKAWEFFEKQAPSYKKVMTHWIMSAKQQKTQISRLEKTILESEKEKRIS; translated from the coding sequence ATGAATATTACATTCTTCCCCACCCAGCAAGACTTCTGCAAATGGCTTGAAGAAAATCACAAAACAAAAACAGAGCTATTGGTGGGCTTTTATAAAGTCGGAACGAAAAAGCCTTCTATGACATGGTCAGAATCTGTGGATCAGGCTTTATGCTTTGGCTGGATCGACGGGGTGAGAAAATCAATAGATGAAGAAAGCTATAGCATTCGGTTTACTCCAAGAAAACCAACGAGCATCTGGAGTACCATCAACATTAAAAAAATGGAAGAATTGACCAAAGCAGGTCTTATGAAGCCTGCAGGCCTTGATGCATTTAAGCTTAGAAAAGAAAATAAATCCGGGATCTATTCTCATGAAACTGAAAATGTAAAATTTTCTCAAGAATATGAAGAACAATTTAAAGCCAATCAAAAAGCCTGGGAATTTTTCGAAAAGCAAGCACCGTCTTATAAAAAGGTCATGACCCATTGGATTATGAGCGCTAAACAACAAAAAACACAAATTTCACGTTTAGAAAAAACAATTTTGGAGAGTGAAAAAGAGAAGCGAATTTCGTAA